The following are from one region of the Eubacterium sp. MSJ-33 genome:
- a CDS encoding S1C family serine protease, with protein sequence MMDEFGNNRGNEHADARTPEETVQENGDGNTDNLKRSEQHADDYTHAQQYGNTYYSDMRTQEYMQAMAERAQQMSQGTEHYYNNNYQPNQNAYGYGQNNYYGNAYQNANPEQQKIKVKKAKKQRVKKTKTPHNKHTFWKKGVAVVASAVVFGGVAGGAFYGIAGQQIKKLDALTNTTTEVASTTSAPTTESLSLTSTASVGNGMDVSTIAENVMPSVVAINISAIVEQQGMFGYTQQYEAEGSGSGIIIGENDSELLMVTNNHVVSDATTVNVTFADGESYEAQVKSTDSDTDLAIVVVKLSDIKESTMNQIKIATIGDSDSLKVGEQVVAIGNALGYGQSVTTGIVSAKDRTNSTNTTPLIQTDAAINPGNSGGALLNMKGEVIGINSSKYSDTTVEGMGYAIPITAVQDRLDDLMNRQTREKVSEEEKGYLGISCQTVSSDVSEAYGIPAGVLVAEVQSGSAAEKAGIKKNYVITKIDGQSISSAEELTEKLNYYKSGETVPVTYEYMKNNEYTEKTVDVTLMDNPNNK encoded by the coding sequence ATGATGGATGAATTTGGAAATAACAGAGGAAATGAACATGCGGATGCACGGACTCCGGAAGAAACTGTACAGGAGAACGGAGATGGGAATACAGATAACTTAAAACGCAGTGAACAACACGCAGACGATTATACACATGCACAGCAGTATGGTAACACATATTACAGCGATATGCGTACACAGGAATACATGCAGGCGATGGCAGAACGCGCCCAGCAGATGAGCCAGGGTACAGAACACTACTACAATAATAATTACCAGCCTAATCAGAATGCATATGGATATGGACAGAATAATTATTATGGAAATGCATATCAAAATGCGAATCCGGAACAGCAAAAGATAAAGGTGAAGAAAGCAAAGAAGCAGAGAGTCAAAAAGACGAAGACACCTCACAACAAGCATACATTCTGGAAGAAGGGCGTGGCAGTTGTCGCAAGTGCAGTCGTCTTCGGCGGCGTAGCCGGTGGCGCATTCTATGGGATTGCAGGACAACAGATCAAGAAGCTGGATGCACTTACTAACACGACAACAGAAGTCGCTTCAACCACATCCGCACCGACAACAGAGTCTCTGAGCCTGACATCGACAGCTTCCGTTGGAAATGGTATGGATGTCTCCACAATCGCTGAAAATGTTATGCCGAGCGTTGTTGCAATTAATATTTCGGCAATTGTAGAGCAGCAGGGTATGTTTGGCTATACACAGCAGTATGAGGCGGAAGGCTCCGGTTCCGGTATTATCATCGGAGAGAATGACAGTGAGCTTTTGATGGTAACAAACAACCATGTTGTCAGTGATGCTACAACCGTAAATGTAACGTTTGCAGATGGTGAGAGCTACGAGGCACAGGTAAAGAGTACCGATAGCGACACGGATCTTGCAATCGTTGTTGTAAAACTCAGTGATATAAAGGAATCCACGATGAATCAGATAAAAATTGCTACCATCGGTGATTCAGATTCATTGAAGGTGGGCGAGCAGGTTGTAGCTATCGGTAATGCACTTGGCTATGGACAGTCCGTTACAACCGGTATTGTCAGCGCAAAGGATCGTACAAACAGCACGAATACAACACCGCTGATTCAGACCGATGCAGCCATTAACCCGGGTAACAGTGGCGGCGCACTTCTGAATATGAAGGGCGAAGTCATTGGAATTAACTCTTCGAAGTATTCTGATACAACCGTTGAAGGCATGGGATATGCAATTCCGATTACGGCCGTACAAGATCGTCTGGATGATCTGATGAATCGTCAGACACGTGAGAAGGTTTCCGAGGAAGAGAAGGGCTATCTCGGTATCTCATGCCAGACAGTATCTTCGGATGTATCTGAAGCATACGGAATACCGGCAGGCGTGCTTGTCGCTGAAGTACAGAGCGGCAGTGCTGCAGAGAAAGCCGGAATTAAGAAGAATTACGTAATTACAAAGATCGATGGACAGTCTATCAGCAGCGCAGAGGAACTTACAGAAAAACTCAATTATTATAAATCCGGTGAGACAGTTCCGGTTACGTATGAGTATATGAAGAATAATGAATATACAGAGAAGACAGTGGATGTCACTTTGATGGATAATCCAAACAATAAATAA
- a CDS encoding metal ABC transporter permease, whose product MWNTLVEYLQYPFVQRILAAGVLVAFCASMLGVTLVLKRFSYIGDGLSHVAFAAMAIAMVLRMTNNTLIILPITVVAAILMLKTGQNAKINGDAVIAMLSVGSLAFGYLIMNVSGTSQNVSGDVCSTLFGAASILTLSNTDVWICLIMSLLVLVFYILYYHKIFSVTFDENFARATGIHTGAYNVLMAVVTAVVIVVAMNIVGSLLVSALIIFPALSAMRVFKNYKSVFICSAVYGVVSSCAGILISIAASTPVSATIVAIDIVLFVIFSIIGIALHRE is encoded by the coding sequence ATGTGGAATACATTAGTTGAATACCTGCAATATCCATTTGTCCAACGAATCTTAGCTGCCGGTGTGCTGGTTGCTTTTTGCGCATCTATGCTTGGTGTGACACTTGTGTTAAAGCGGTTTTCTTATATTGGAGACGGATTGTCACATGTGGCATTTGCGGCAATGGCGATTGCAATGGTGCTGCGGATGACAAACAATACACTGATTATATTGCCAATCACGGTCGTGGCGGCAATATTGATGTTAAAGACCGGGCAGAATGCAAAAATAAACGGTGATGCTGTGATTGCGATGCTTTCTGTCGGATCACTCGCGTTTGGATATCTGATCATGAACGTATCCGGGACATCCCAAAATGTATCCGGAGATGTATGCTCGACACTCTTTGGGGCAGCGTCGATACTTACATTATCGAATACGGATGTTTGGATCTGCCTGATTATGTCGCTGTTGGTGCTTGTGTTCTACATTTTGTATTATCACAAGATTTTCTCGGTGACTTTCGATGAGAATTTTGCGCGCGCAACCGGTATTCATACCGGCGCCTATAATGTGTTGATGGCGGTTGTCACAGCTGTAGTGATCGTAGTTGCGATGAACATCGTCGGATCCCTTCTTGTATCGGCGTTGATTATATTCCCGGCACTGTCTGCGATGCGTGTATTTAAGAATTATAAGAGTGTATTTATCTGTTCCGCCGTATATGGCGTTGTATCCTCATGCGCGGGAATTCTGATTTCCATTGCGGCATCGACACCGGTCAGTGCAACGATTGTAGCGATTGATATTGTGTTATTTGTGATTTTCAGTATCATCGGAATTGCGTTGCACAGAGAGTAG
- a CDS encoding metal ABC transporter substrate-binding protein, with amino-acid sequence MLKHRYLKSIGIALILCLTLLSGCAKPVTTEEGAENVILCTTFAAYDWVREILGDTDAFTCRMLVDNGVDLHSYQPSAQDIMKIADCRMLVYVGGESDTWVSDALEESGNEDIIAISLLDLVGDRALNEVELEGVEEHHHHDHGDEDHDHDDHGHEAETIEHAAESTDGQNMAEEDHGNHYDEHVWLSLKNAIVCTETLADTITKLDVDNSKQYAANAKAYTAKLEALDADYQTMRDAATQTTILVGDRFPFLYLAEDYDIHYFAAYSGCSADAEASVHTVTYLAEKLREYKLPAIYVVDNGTDSLANTIAESADMTPELLHLSSMQSVTKEDIQKGCTYLSYMEENLQMLKDGLQAP; translated from the coding sequence ATGTTGAAACACAGATATTTAAAATCAATCGGGATTGCCCTCATACTTTGCCTGACTTTGCTTTCCGGGTGTGCCAAGCCGGTGACAACGGAGGAGGGGGCCGAAAACGTGATTTTATGTACGACCTTTGCGGCATATGACTGGGTGCGGGAAATCCTTGGTGATACAGATGCATTTACATGCCGGATGCTGGTCGATAACGGTGTGGATTTACACAGTTATCAGCCGAGCGCACAGGATATCATGAAGATTGCGGATTGCCGGATGTTAGTCTATGTCGGCGGCGAGAGCGATACATGGGTGAGTGATGCGCTGGAGGAGTCCGGAAATGAAGATATCATTGCCATCAGTCTGTTAGATCTGGTTGGTGACCGTGCGTTAAATGAAGTAGAGTTAGAGGGTGTAGAAGAACACCATCATCACGATCATGGCGATGAAGACCATGATCATGATGACCACGGACATGAAGCAGAAACTATAGAGCATGCAGCAGAGAGTACAGATGGACAGAACATGGCAGAGGAAGACCATGGCAACCATTACGATGAGCATGTGTGGCTATCGTTGAAAAATGCGATTGTCTGTACAGAGACGTTGGCAGATACTATTACGAAACTGGATGTTGATAATTCAAAACAATATGCTGCAAATGCAAAAGCTTATACTGCAAAGCTCGAAGCGTTGGATGCAGACTATCAGACAATGCGGGATGCAGCCACACAGACGACAATTCTGGTCGGAGACCGTTTCCCGTTTCTGTATCTGGCAGAAGATTATGATATACATTATTTTGCAGCATATTCCGGTTGTTCTGCCGATGCCGAGGCAAGTGTGCATACTGTCACATATCTGGCAGAAAAATTGCGGGAATACAAATTGCCTGCCATCTATGTGGTGGACAATGGCACAGACAGTCTTGCCAATACGATTGCAGAGTCGGCGGATATGACGCCGGAGCTCCTGCATCTTTCGTCTATGCAGTCAGTAACAAAGGAAGACATACAAAAGGGATGCACATACCTATCTTATATGGAAGAAAATCTGCAGATGCTAAAGGACGGTCTGCAGGCGCCATAG
- the hrcA gene encoding heat-inducible transcriptional repressor HrcA: MELDERKVKILKAIISNYLETGEPVGSRTISKYTDLNLSSATIRNEMADLEEMGYIIQPHTSAGRIPTDAGYRFYVDQLMDEKEEFAEVAKQERDTLLERVDRMEVLLKQVAKVLAYNTNYATMVTAPNYEKTVKFIQLSLVDDKTLLAVIVVEGNIIKNQMIHINVDLDNEDVLKFNILLNTFLQGASLEDINLEMIQAMKKQSGGYGEILDQIFQGIVEAIHEAQELEVYTSGATNILKYPELGDISKTSELLEKLEDKNEVSHLLEETTGKTNESGIQVYIGDETPSLKDCSLVTATYQMPEGAKGTIGILGPKRMDYKKVVSTLKNLTIELDEIFKKGEGVNENGQ, from the coding sequence ATGGAATTAGATGAGCGTAAGGTGAAAATCCTGAAAGCCATTATTTCCAATTACCTGGAGACTGGGGAACCGGTAGGTTCCAGAACAATCTCAAAGTACACCGATCTGAATTTAAGTTCCGCAACAATCCGGAACGAGATGGCAGATCTGGAGGAAATGGGATACATTATTCAGCCGCATACATCGGCAGGACGAATCCCGACAGATGCCGGATATCGGTTCTATGTTGATCAGCTGATGGATGAGAAGGAAGAATTTGCAGAGGTTGCAAAGCAGGAGCGTGACACACTGTTAGAGCGGGTGGACCGCATGGAGGTGCTCTTGAAGCAGGTTGCGAAGGTACTGGCGTACAATACCAATTATGCAACGATGGTTACGGCACCGAATTACGAGAAGACAGTCAAGTTTATCCAGCTTTCTCTTGTAGATGATAAGACACTTCTGGCAGTCATTGTGGTTGAGGGTAACATTATTAAGAATCAGATGATTCACATCAATGTAGACCTTGATAATGAAGATGTTCTGAAATTTAATATCTTATTGAATACCTTCTTACAAGGTGCAAGCTTAGAGGACATCAATCTGGAGATGATCCAGGCGATGAAGAAGCAGTCCGGAGGGTACGGTGAGATATTAGACCAGATCTTCCAGGGGATTGTGGAAGCAATACATGAGGCACAGGAACTTGAGGTTTATACCAGCGGTGCAACGAATATTCTGAAGTATCCGGAGCTTGGAGATATATCCAAGACGAGTGAATTGCTTGAGAAACTCGAGGATAAGAACGAAGTATCCCATTTGCTGGAAGAGACAACCGGAAAGACGAACGAATCCGGAATTCAGGTATATATTGGAGATGAGACACCAAGCCTGAAAGATTGCTCTCTTGTTACAGCGACCTACCAGATGCCGGAAGGCGCAAAGGGAACAATTGGAATATTGGGACCGAAGAGAATGGATTATAAGAAGGTTGTCAGTACACTGAAGAATCTGACAATCGAACTCGATGAGATATTCAAGAAAGGCGAAGGGGTGAATGAGAATGGCCAATAA
- a CDS encoding TIGR03943 family putative permease subunit: MGPTKEVEEIPVYMFMGFLESGKTTFANETLIDRGFTEGEPTLLLVCEEGIEEYDEEYLKSQNIFVEYLEESNLNTEYLLDLQDKYKPTRVMIEYNGTWKMDKLFSIRVPKGWTIVQVITFVDASTFDVYVANMKAMMMEQLSSADMIIFNRCDENTRRAEYRRSIRAVNRRAQVIFENKDGAADVGDEELDLPYEIDKPSITLEDEDYGIFYIDACDNPDKYVGKQITFKAMVHKPKSYKANEFVPGRFAMTCCAEDVAFIGFKCYSDLTKHLKDRQWVTVTGTIDKEFYPEFEGEGPVIRATKIEPAKPAEEELVYFN, encoded by the coding sequence ATGGGACCAACAAAGGAAGTAGAAGAGATTCCGGTATATATGTTCATGGGCTTTCTGGAGAGCGGAAAGACAACCTTTGCGAACGAAACTCTGATTGACCGTGGATTTACAGAAGGCGAACCGACCCTTCTGCTTGTCTGCGAAGAGGGAATTGAGGAGTATGACGAGGAGTATCTGAAAAGCCAGAATATTTTCGTGGAGTATCTGGAGGAATCCAATCTGAATACGGAATATCTGCTTGATCTGCAGGATAAGTATAAGCCGACCCGCGTGATGATCGAGTATAACGGTACATGGAAGATGGATAAGCTTTTTTCCATCCGCGTGCCAAAGGGCTGGACGATTGTACAGGTAATCACATTTGTCGATGCATCCACCTTTGATGTATATGTAGCAAATATGAAGGCAATGATGATGGAGCAGTTATCAAGCGCAGATATGATTATCTTCAACCGCTGCGATGAGAATACAAGGCGTGCGGAGTACCGCCGGAGTATCCGCGCGGTAAATCGTCGTGCACAGGTTATCTTCGAGAACAAGGATGGAGCTGCCGATGTCGGTGATGAGGAGTTGGATCTGCCATATGAGATTGATAAGCCAAGCATTACGCTTGAAGATGAAGATTACGGTATCTTCTATATTGATGCCTGCGACAATCCGGACAAATACGTCGGAAAGCAGATCACATTCAAGGCGATGGTACACAAGCCAAAGAGCTACAAGGCAAATGAATTCGTGCCGGGACGTTTTGCAATGACCTGCTGTGCTGAAGATGTTGCATTTATTGGTTTTAAGTGCTATTCCGATCTGACAAAGCATCTGAAGGACAGACAGTGGGTAACGGTTACGGGAACGATTGATAAAGAATTCTATCCGGAGTTTGAGGGTGAAGGACCTGTGATCCGCGCCACCAAGATCGAACCAGCCAAGCCAGCCGAAGAAGAACTTGTATATTTCAACTAA
- a CDS encoding metal ABC transporter ATP-binding protein, with amino-acid sequence MVLSCEDVSLGYEGKPVVEHLNFRIEQGDYLCILGENGSGKSTLMKAILGLKNPMQGKLVRGEDLKANEIGYLPQQTVTQRDFPASVQEIVLSGFLSKRGMRPFYNKEERKIAQKNMERLEIQPFMKKCYRDLSGGQQQRVLLARALCATSKLLLLDEPVAGLDPRVTAEMYELIQRLNREGITIIMVSHDTQAAAQYANKVLHVSDTPEFFDSKEAYLKSAIGRQYADYAVTREQEGV; translated from the coding sequence ATGGTTCTATCATGTGAAGATGTATCCCTTGGATACGAAGGAAAACCGGTGGTTGAACATCTGAATTTCCGTATCGAGCAAGGAGATTATCTCTGCATCCTTGGAGAGAACGGTTCCGGAAAAAGTACTCTGATGAAAGCAATTCTGGGACTGAAAAATCCGATGCAGGGAAAGCTTGTCAGGGGTGAAGATTTGAAAGCTAATGAAATCGGATATCTGCCACAGCAGACTGTGACGCAACGCGATTTCCCTGCATCTGTGCAGGAAATTGTGTTGTCGGGTTTTTTGTCGAAGCGTGGCATGCGTCCGTTCTATAACAAAGAAGAACGCAAAATCGCACAGAAGAATATGGAGCGGCTGGAGATTCAGCCGTTTATGAAGAAGTGCTACCGTGACCTGTCCGGTGGACAGCAGCAGCGCGTATTGCTTGCACGTGCACTCTGTGCGACATCGAAGCTTCTGCTTCTTGATGAACCGGTGGCAGGATTGGATCCGCGTGTGACCGCCGAGATGTATGAACTGATTCAGAGGCTGAACCGGGAAGGAATCACGATAATAATGGTATCGCACGATACACAGGCAGCCGCACAATATGCGAATAAGGTGCTTCATGTGAGTGATACACCGGAGTTTTTTGATTCCAAGGAAGCGTATCTAAAAAGTGCAATTGGCAGACAGTATGCGGATTACGCAGTAACAAGAGAACAAGAAGGAGTATAG